A stretch of the Arthrobacter sp. PAMC 25486 genome encodes the following:
- a CDS encoding recombinase family protein, whose protein sequence is MSGQRVAHVRVSSFDQNTDRQLDGVAVDRTFTDKASGKDTARPQLQEMLAYVREGDTLLVHSMDRLARNLEDLRRLVRELNDRGVRVEFVKEALTFDGDGSAMGQLLLSVMGAVAEFERSHILSRQREGIALAKIRGVYRGRARALNDEQAAEVCRRAAAGEKKTALAELFGVSRETVYKALREARSQI, encoded by the coding sequence ATGAGCGGTCAGCGGGTTGCACATGTGAGAGTTTCGAGTTTCGACCAAAATACGGATCGCCAGCTGGACGGCGTTGCGGTGGACCGGACGTTCACCGACAAGGCATCCGGAAAAGACACCGCGCGGCCTCAACTACAGGAAATGCTGGCCTATGTTCGTGAGGGCGATACTCTCCTGGTGCACAGCATGGATCGTCTAGCCAGGAACCTCGAGGACTTGAGGCGCCTGGTTCGAGAGCTCAATGACCGCGGCGTGCGCGTGGAGTTCGTAAAAGAGGCCTTGACATTCGACGGCGACGGCAGCGCAATGGGACAGCTTTTGCTTTCCGTAATGGGCGCGGTAGCTGAGTTTGAAAGATCACATATTCTCAGCAGGCAGAGGGAAGGCATCGCATTGGCCAAGATCCGCGGTGTATATAGAGGGCGCGCACGGGCGCTGAACGACGAACAGGCCGCTGAGGTTTGCCGGCGCGCGGCGGCGGGGGAGAAGAAGACAGCACTGGCTGAGTTGTTCGGGGTTAGCAGGGAGACTGTCTATAAGGCCTTGAGGGAGGCACGCTCACAGATCTGA